DNA from Nocardioides seonyuensis:
TCACCATGTTCTGGGCCGACCAGCTCCTCGACCCGGACAACCCTGACCAGCTCCCCGAGACGATCGACCCGCCGAGATGAGTCGTCCGGTCCGCTTCCGGCTCCTCGAGGACGGACGCTGGAGCGGTGGCGGCAGCGTTCTCCTCGAGAACGCCCGCGAGGCGCGTGAGCAGCACCCTGTGCTGCAGGGCGACGAGCACGCGGTGCCGATCATGGCTCGCAACGTGCCGCCGATGGGGAAGTTCCCCCCGGCGCCGTTCGTCGTCGCGCCCCAGAATGCGTGGGTGTGGACACCGGTCGCCAGGGGAACCAAGGAGCGCACGCTCGTGACCGGGCTGCGCGTTGGCACCCGCGTCACCTACAACCGTGCCAGCGCAGTCATCCGCATCTCCGAGGCCGTTCCGCCCGGCCAGTCCGTACCGACGTCGGAGGTCCTCCACAACGTCCTGGACCGCGGCTTCGAGATCGCCGCCGACCGGTACGACGAGCGGACAGGGCTCCTTTGTGAAGGAGCGTTCGTCTGCGTCGGGTCCAACTACTCATTTCGGGACCTGGCCCTGCTCGTGCGCGCCCACCGCGCCTACCGGGCCGGAGGCGGTGAGCGACGGCTCGTCCTCATGGGGCCGGTGGGTTCGCACGCCGCGGAGAAGAGGCTCCAGGCGGAGCTCCACAGCTCCGACGACAGTGTCGTACGACGTCCCGAGTCGACGCGGGCCGAATGCCTGAGCGCGCTGCGCTCGGCCTACGCGGCCGTGTGCCCGGCACGGGTCGAGGCCTCGCCTGTGGGAGTGCTCGAGGCAGCGGCGCTCTCACCGCGCGTGCTGCTCAGCGACATCGTGGGGCACCGGGGGATCGTGGGGAGCCTGGATGGTGCCGGGGAACCGGCCTACTTCCGTCCCCACGACCTCGCGAGCCTGACCCACAACCTCAAGGAGCTGGACGAGGCTCCTGCTCATGCCTGGCGGGCCGGGATCGACACCGTCGATGCTCGCCAGGACGCGCGTGGTCGTTGGGGTGAATGCCTGGCGGCCTTTCTCACGGGACTCGCAGACTCCATCACCTCCGAGGTCGACAAGGAACCCGCATGAAGGTCATGACCGTTGTCGGGACGCGACCCGAGATCATCCGGCTGGCACGGGTGATCGCGCGCCTCGACGCCACGGAAGGCATCGAGCACGTCCTCGTGCACACCGGGCAGAACTACGATCACTCGCTCAACCAAGTCTTCTTCGACGACCTGGGCCTGCGGGCGCCCGACCACTACCTCGGCGTGGACACGAGCAGCCTCGGAGCGGTCCTGGGGGGCGTGCTCATCGAGACGGAGCGGGTCCTCCTGGAGGAGCGTCCTGACGCCATGCTCGTGCTGGGCGACACCAACTCGTGCATCGCCACGGTGATGGCCAAGCGCCTGAAGGTGCCGAGCTATCACATGGAGGCCGGCAACCGCTGCTTCGACGAGAACGTTCCGGAGGAGACCAATCGTCGACTCGTCGACCACGTCGCCGACTTCAACCTCGCCTACACCGAGCACGCCCGTCGCAACCTGCTCGCCGAGGGGCTGCACCCCCGCCGCGTGATGGTCTCCGGTTCGCCCATGCGCGAGGTGCTCGAGACGTTCCGCGACCAGATCGAATCGTCCGACGCTTTGGGCAGGCTTGGGCTGACCGCGGGGGAGTACTTCCTGGTGAGTGCCCACAGGGAGGAGAACGTCGACTCTCCGGACCGGCTGCGCATGCTGCTGGACTGCCTCGTCGCGGTGCGGGAGAAGTTCGGCAAGCGGATCGTGGTCTCGACCCACCCGCGCACGCGCAAGCGGCTGGAGGCTCTCGATGACGCCCCGGACCTCTCGGGCATCGACTTCATGGAACCCTTCGGGTTCCACGACTACAACAAGCTGCAGCTCGAGGCCGCCTGCGTGCTCTCCGACTCCGGCACGATCTCTGAGGAGTCGTCGATCCTCGGCTTCCCGGCGATCACCCTGCGCGACTCCATCGAACGCCCCGAGGCCCTCGACTCCGGCTCGATCATGATGACCGGCCTGGCCGTGGACGACGTCGTGCGCGCCGTGGGGATCGCGATGGTGGACGGCCCGGTGACCT
Protein-coding regions in this window:
- a CDS encoding glycosyltransferase family 1 protein is translated as MSRPVRFRLLEDGRWSGGGSVLLENAREAREQHPVLQGDEHAVPIMARNVPPMGKFPPAPFVVAPQNAWVWTPVARGTKERTLVTGLRVGTRVTYNRASAVIRISEAVPPGQSVPTSEVLHNVLDRGFEIAADRYDERTGLLCEGAFVCVGSNYSFRDLALLVRAHRAYRAGGGERRLVLMGPVGSHAAEKRLQAELHSSDDSVVRRPESTRAECLSALRSAYAAVCPARVEASPVGVLEAAALSPRVLLSDIVGHRGIVGSLDGAGEPAYFRPHDLASLTHNLKELDEAPAHAWRAGIDTVDARQDARGRWGECLAAFLTGLADSITSEVDKEPA
- the wecB gene encoding non-hydrolyzing UDP-N-acetylglucosamine 2-epimerase; amino-acid sequence: MKVMTVVGTRPEIIRLARVIARLDATEGIEHVLVHTGQNYDHSLNQVFFDDLGLRAPDHYLGVDTSSLGAVLGGVLIETERVLLEERPDAMLVLGDTNSCIATVMAKRLKVPSYHMEAGNRCFDENVPEETNRRLVDHVADFNLAYTEHARRNLLAEGLHPRRVMVSGSPMREVLETFRDQIESSDALGRLGLTAGEYFLVSAHREENVDSPDRLRMLLDCLVAVREKFGKRIVVSTHPRTRKRLEALDDAPDLSGIDFMEPFGFHDYNKLQLEAACVLSDSGTISEESSILGFPAITLRDSIERPEALDSGSIMMTGLAVDDVVRAVGIAMVDGPVTSSHPAGYEVNDTSNRVVRFIASTAGRHGQWAGLR